The following DNA comes from Alienimonas californiensis.
CGGACTTCGGCGTGCTGGAGTTCTGCCGCTGGGCCGGCGTGGCCAGTTCGACGCTCTATCGCCACGCCGGCAGCTGGCCGGCGCTGCGGACCGCCGCCGGGCTGCCGCCCGCGATGACCGCCCCCGACCGCCGGGCCGCCACGCTGGCGGGGCTGCTGCGGACGTTGCATCTGAACCGCCATCGTTCCCGGCCGCTCTCCGGCGCCGAACTGGCCCGCTGCGCCGGCGTGAGCCGCTCCGTGGTGGGCGCCTACGGCGGCGTGCGGCACCTGCGGGATCTGTATCGGCAATGGGCCCGGCCGAGCGAGGAGGCGAACGGCCGATGAACCGGGTTCGGAACGACGAACGTCCACCAACCCGAAGCGTCAGCGAGGGCCTCCGCGCAGCGGAGGCGGGCTCCCGTCGGGCTGCGCCCGACGCCCTCGCTGACGCTTCGGGTTGGTGGCCGAAACGCGGGCGGGCCGCGGCGTCTCGTCGAACCGGCGTGAACGGCCGCCTCCCTGCCGGTCGGGGCTCGGGTCGACCGGCGGCCGGGTTATCGGGCCCGTTGATAAACCCGCACGTAATCGACCAGCAACGTCTGCGGGAAGGCGTCCGGGGGGAGGCGGTCGGCCTGTTGATCGACGTTCTCAAAGAACCGGCCGTCGACGGCGACGTTGATCAGCAGATGAAAGGGCGCGTCGAACGGGGCGGAGGGGTTCTCGCGGGCCGCTTCGGAGAACCATTCGTCCTTGGTGCGGGTCTGCACGAGCTGGTCGTCGACGAACCATTGGATCGCGTCGGCGGTCCACTCGACGGCGTAGGTGTGAAAGGCCTCGGCGGCGTTCTCGTTCGGGAACTCGTAGGCGTGGGCGACGTATTGATTGCGGGGCCAGCCGCCGCCGAAATGCAGGGCGCCGGTGGTCTCCTGCACGGCGCTGCCGCGGGATTCGAGGATGTCGATCTCCCCGCCGGCGGCCCAGCCGCCGTAGGGGGAGTCGGTGGGCAGCATCCAGACCGCCGGCCAGATGCCCTCCCCGCCGGGGACCTTCGCCCGGACTTCGAAGCGGCCGAAGGTCCACTCCCCCCGGCCGCGGGTGCGGAGGCGGGCGCTGGAATAGGGCTGGGTTTTGCCGTCGCTGGTGGTGTGCGGGTCGCGATAGACGGCGAGGTGCAGATTCCCGTCCTTCACGAAGGCGTATTTCTCGTCGACGCGGTAGGCCTGCCGCTCGTTGTTGCCGCCGCCGAGGTTGTTCTCCTCCTTGCCCCACTTGGTGAGGTCCAACTTGTCCCCGTCGAACTCGTCCTGCCAGACCAGCGCCCAGCCGTCCGGCCGCACGGCCCGGTACTCCCCGGCGGGCAGCAGGCGGGTCAGGGACTCGCCGGTTCCGCGGACCGCCGTGCCGACGTTCTCCCAGGCGTCGCCGTCGCGGCGTTGGAG
Coding sequences within:
- a CDS encoding glycoside hydrolase family 16 protein; this translates as MFVLAPLLLVSTLAGADPVPGGPAEVVAVATAPAVEVSFPTQEGRLYQLQRRDGDAWENVGTAVRGTGESLTRLLPAGEYRAVRPDGWALVWQDEFDGDKLDLTKWGKEENNLGGGNNERQAYRVDEKYAFVKDGNLHLAVYRDPHTTSDGKTQPYSSARLRTRGRGEWTFGRFEVRAKVPGGEGIWPAVWMLPTDSPYGGWAAGGEIDILESRGSAVQETTGALHFGGGWPRNQYVAHAYEFPNENAAEAFHTYAVEWTADAIQWFVDDQLVQTRTKDEWFSEAARENPSAPFDAPFHLLINVAVDGRFFENVDQQADRLPPDAFPQTLLVDYVRVYQRAR